tgatggaaagcaagtAACAACCATGACCTTTGtttgtattagcattgtgaacaAGAAACCACAACTGGAACTGGAACCACATCATCTTTAGGTTCTATTTAGGATCTGATAGAGTATGGAGGCCTCATGTCGGGAGCTTCAATCCTGCTTTTGCTGTGGGGTGACACACTACTCCAGCTACAAGAGGGATGATCTAGGGAGCCATCACATACAATAGTTGATCACCCCTAGTAGTGTTTTGAGGGCCACTAAtagctcagtgatatgtgcaggacatcctgccaCCACATGTGTTGTCTCTAATGGCAGGGTGGACAACTACTGGAGTGATCATCTGGGGAGCAATCACATATGACAGTCTCAACCTGGTAGTGATATGATGGACTCCAATAGCTCAGTCCTATGTACAAAACATCTTGCCGTCACATATGTTGTCTCTCTTGGTAAGCCAGACAAATGGCATTTttaagcaggataatgctcacccacacactattattattattattattattattattattattattattttcttcttCTTACTAATACTTCTTCAATTACTATTGTTCTaccattattgttgtttattggtTTACAGGTAATTTGCTTCCTCTGGGTAACACAGTTGAATGGAGCAAAGGATTTGGACTCGTAGAGAGAATTGTCCGGGCAGAAAATAATATTGAAAGTTCAGATTTCATTGTCCCAGTCTTTGTCTACAGGTAATGTCTTAAAAAAGGAAAGTAATGAGAAATCCACTGATTGGCATTTTACCTAACCTACAAGGGTAGTGAACGGGATATGGACCACCCTATTTCTCTTTAAGGCCGAGGGCCCACATTacgaaaacgctgcgttttacagtacctgcaaagtggatggaattctggttaatcccatccactcattgcagaaaaaaatccacagcggaaaagctgcattttcaaaaatgttccTGTTTTTACTCTGAAAGAGGAGATGCTCTTGACTTCAAATTTAATCAAAATAAAGTAGATTTATAGACATGATTTGCCATGATGATATTCATTAGACTGATTTCTTCTTTGATAGTGTGAAGACAGGCATCAACCCTTCTGAGGCTGATGAGATAAAACACTTACTATCTACTGCTGAAAAACTTACTGGTAAGCATTCATTTCCTTTCCATCTATGTGTCATGGAGATTTTGTCACCACAGTTTACATGTAAACATAGTCTAAATGCCTAGAAGTTCTAGACATCCATGCAATGACCACCCAATGGCCATCTTAGAATAATGCCTATCTGTTTCCTTCTTAGGGATTTACCCGCTTGTTGTTCTCACTTACAAGACAAGTGGAAGTCTGACTGAGACCATGGCAGCATTCAGGAACATGGGAGCTGAAAAGATATTTtcttttgaaaactacacccagAAAGATTTTATAAAAACCAGAGGAAGACACGAGGAGGTTCTGAAGTTCTTATTTGAAGTTACTGAAGAAGTGATATTCCGAATTGACCATTCTCGAGATCCAAAGAAAGAAATGAAAGAACGGAAGCAATTTGTGCTGAATTATGTGCACGACCTGGAGAAGATGCTACAGCAGGAGAAGCTGGACAGAGAGAGGATTCTGGAGAAGACCCGTCAAATGATACAAATAAAGAACCAACAGGAGGCACTAGAGAggcagaaagagaaagagaagaggGAGATGGACCAAGAACTATTGAGGAGACAAGAAGAACTTGAAAGGATGAAGCTTGCTGACCAGGCCAAACATGAGGACGAAATCAGGGCCCAAAAAGCAAACCATGGAAAAGGAAAATTTAGTCGTTTATTTCGCTAGACACGAGAGAGCTAGATCACGCAATAGTCCAGGACCTTTGTTTCAAGCAGAATTTGGCTTTGCTGAACGTTTTCCTGTTTTTGTGTAATCTCCGTAGGACATTGGTGTGACCAAACCTTACgtctgaggccccacgtagcgggccacggtaaaaaagcactgctggaaaaaccatggcggaaacGCATTACGATTTTTCCCTTAAAGTCCACAGagatttcttctgtggactttctgtttcaattatacctatatggaaaccgctgGTGGTTCTATAGGTATGATCAacaagctgtgatttccaaaaacgtgatggttttggaaatcacagcatttccgttgCGCATATCTCTCTGCAGTGCATTTCATagcattcactagaatcccatccactttgcagggatcgTAAAACCGCAGCGTTCCCACTGCAGCCAAACCACAGCATTTACGCCACCTTGGGCACCGGCCATTAACCATGTGCCAAACCATGATAAAGTAGGTGCCACTTCTTGTAATAATGATGCTGTATTAGTTTGCACAACACTTAAACCTATCAAAATAGtatttaattattatattaataaaaaaagtcATAATAATAGAATATGGAAGCCAAGAGACACATCCATGATCTACCTCCAGTGTATATCCATTACATCAGGAATGAAGAGATTCAAGTGATGTCATTCCCAATGTCCATCAATAAAACTCTGCAGACATTTGTTTGATACTTGGTGTGTGTTGTGATTTTTTCATAGATGTTAATATTGTTGTCGTTGATACTGAGAATGTCTATAGACAGTGGTGAATGGTCTCCCACTACTGCCCTTGGCAATGTCACTTTATGGCCTTGTATTCGGGCTTTAGACTTTGCATCACACTAGGCACTGTACAGTCAGAAGTTGGCCATGTTCAACTCTTTAGCTGATATTGGTACAAGTAATAACCTTTATTCACCAAATAGATATATTGAAAGAGATAATATATTAGCAAGGGGACACAATGAAGGTAAAGTATCtgatgtcttaaagaggaccattcaccatctggggcacatgtgatttaatacaccgctagaaagcagacagggcgctgaattcagggcactatcggctttcccgttctgtgcccccagtgatgagctatcggtgccggtaccgtagctcttcactgtcagaaaggagtttctgacagtcagtcaggaacgcccctcctcacagtagcgcctattgtactatactgtgagagtggtgaagaacgcctcctcccctactgatagtacttgtccatagacgaatactggggggtgttcctcaccactcagtgtcattgctgggcagtaaggaatgcccgctctcacagtacggtgctataggcgctgctgtgagggagGGCGTTCCTGTCTGACTGTCAGAaattcccttctgacagtgaagagctatggtactggcaccgatagctcttcactgggggcacagaacgggaaagctgatagtgcgctgaattcagcgtactgtctccTTTTTAGTTgtatattaaaccgcatgtgccccagatggtgaaaggtcctctttaaagaaacgcACATGTTTCAAGATATGCAAACTAGCATTCTGGAGCACTGAGGGACGCTCGGTAGCTCCCAACAGCTAATATGCATCTCCAAATATGAGACTAGAGAGGTGACATTTAAGCATTGTTCCTTGGctctgtcactcaaagaagggaaGGAGGAAGGAGACAAGGATGtcaggacccctactgatcagctgtttcacagaGCACACAGCTCTCAGCACTGTTTATATGCTGGGCATTGAGCTACTTACTTACCATattctttatatactgtatgtggatgtAGGTACTATGGGACACAGTTGCAGCAtccataaccaccactatcaagaatatgCCGTAGGAATAGGATAGGGGGCCCCAGTTGAAGTTTACACTGAGGACCCACTGGACATGTTACACAACTGGAAGGAGGGTGTATTAGAGCATTGAGAGGCATAGCAGTTTGGGACATGGAGCTGTCCTCCGATCTCCAgatttctcatttgcatattccgaAATAACTCGGTAGTGGAGGAATAAATTTTAACAGAATTTTAAAAAAGTATTGCATTTAAATAAGCCTGATCTAACTGCGTAGCTGGTTTAATAT
This region of Leptodactylus fuscus isolate aLepFus1 chromosome 8, aLepFus1.hap2, whole genome shotgun sequence genomic DNA includes:
- the LOC142216304 gene encoding uncharacterized protein LOC142216304, yielding MDADRLRHKINTFSFHSGKDGGQGFRRVLIQLFGLLGHGKSSFINSCLYVWEDGDYKNWAEAAAKDGGCTINRLTYPLTRNITLVDNRGYAKLGSYESGEIFAQLGNLLPLGNTVEWSKGFGLVERIVRAENNIESSDFIVPVFVYSVKTGINPSEADEIKHLLSTAEKLTGIYPLVVLTYKTSGSLTETMAAFRNMGAEKIFSFENYTQKDFIKTRGRHEEVLKFLFEVTEEVIFRIDHSRDPKKEMKERKQFVLNYVHDLEKMLQQEKLDRERILEKTRQMIQIKNQQEALERQKEKEKREMDQELLRRQEELERMKLADQAKHEDEIRAQKANHGKGKFSRLFR